Proteins from a genomic interval of Pseudodesulfovibrio nedwellii:
- a CDS encoding rhodanese-like domain-containing protein, translating into MDEFNDILEEMDFQFFGAGEHGMSVEDMRHAIGNDHFLFLDVRTNEEVAHVSFPFAKHIPLNELPKRLDELPRDKFIVTFCAAVFRGAIAFAYLRANGFDEVKGLTASLEDMVMPFKPGPLAKI; encoded by the coding sequence ATGGACGAGTTCAATGACATCTTGGAAGAAATGGACTTTCAGTTCTTTGGAGCCGGCGAACATGGCATGAGCGTTGAAGATATGCGTCACGCAATCGGCAATGATCATTTCCTTTTTCTGGACGTTCGCACCAACGAAGAAGTTGCTCACGTATCTTTCCCGTTTGCCAAACATATTCCGCTCAACGAATTACCGAAACGTCTGGATGAACTCCCCCGCGACAAGTTCATTGTAACTTTTTGCGCAGCAGTATTCCGTGGCGCCATCGCCTTTGCCTACCTGCGAGCCAACGGCTTTGATGAAGTCAAAGGACTGACCGCATCGCTGGAAGACATGGTCATGCCATTCAAACCCGGCCCGCTGGCTAAAATCTAG
- a CDS encoding sulfite exporter TauE/SafE family protein yields the protein MSTLELIIAILSFSLSFVFALGGVGSALVLIPTLTWMGVPLSMARPTGLFVNAVSMLGATYSNIKEKRLDFRLGVPIIVASILLAPVGAWVGHLMPTRIVLITFIGFLIFAGSMMIFFKSSKYADQYREDRPVLGPLLVGIVAGFFSGLLGVGGGGLISPLMILQGFNPKKIAAVTALAVPFSSLSAFAAYAAMGSVSWRLLIFAGLAAWGGGYLGTKVMQRKMQPGTVKKFLGGVLLALASKLLWQTLS from the coding sequence ATGTCCACCCTTGAATTAATCATCGCAATCCTCTCATTCAGCCTGAGTTTCGTTTTTGCTCTGGGTGGCGTGGGTTCGGCCCTCGTCCTCATTCCGACCCTGACATGGATGGGGGTCCCCTTGAGCATGGCACGACCAACCGGCCTGTTTGTCAATGCCGTCTCCATGCTCGGTGCGACCTATTCCAATATCAAAGAAAAGCGTCTCGACTTTCGCCTTGGTGTACCCATCATCGTGGCGTCCATCCTTCTAGCTCCAGTGGGAGCCTGGGTGGGACACCTCATGCCAACACGCATCGTTCTCATAACATTCATCGGCTTTCTCATTTTCGCAGGAAGCATGATGATCTTTTTCAAAAGTTCAAAATACGCCGATCAATACCGAGAAGACAGACCTGTACTCGGTCCACTGCTGGTGGGTATAGTCGCTGGATTCTTCTCCGGCCTACTCGGCGTGGGTGGTGGCGGACTTATTTCTCCACTCATGATCCTGCAAGGATTCAACCCGAAAAAAATCGCCGCAGTGACAGCTCTCGCCGTCCCTTTCTCTTCACTCTCGGCCTTCGCCGCATATGCCGCCATGGGTTCTGTTTCCTGGCGACTGCTCATCTTCGCAGGACTGGCCGCATGGGGTGGAGGATACCTTGGCACCAAGGTCATGCAACGAAAAATGCAACCCGGCACGGTCAAAAAATTCCTCGGTGGTGTTCTGCTCGCCCTCGCCTCAAAACTCCTCTGGCAAACGCTTTCTTAA